From Mya arenaria isolate MELC-2E11 chromosome 1, ASM2691426v1, a single genomic window includes:
- the LOC128221942 gene encoding BTB/POZ domain-containing protein 6-B-like yields the protein MANSDRNNISTVCWQYSDEFSETNLHLLENEILSDISFAAGEERTIVHAHKMILASRSPVFFAMFCGLLKETSTVVDIPDIKYDDFRLFLKYLYTRSCDTNANTVTSLLYCAKKYDVPSLQKICRDFLRNAIHVVNVCTVLEECLHFQEDQLKEECISFISQNTIAVLNTRSFKNLPTNTVKLLLKDDALNCKEVHIYSALKAWGVCACKRKGKNIPTAENIRDEIGDLIKLIRFPTMSVEDFSKYVAKDLVLTPEEKLATYQDIVLGEKISGYPNTPRQEPTTLYRVMRFRSITTRNRSIEVERNGIGFTVSRTCTLHGAMLFRPAAPGMVTGKFVLNNLNKKLVESNFSIEFEIGKTTLDHLFSPIRLEPGIEYCVRHNSILTGKCLKTYCGKDPQPTNADKVQIQLKDVRFREGINNTTVSSGQILGLLIGVKS from the exons ATGGCCAACAGTGACAGGAACAACATCTCTACAGTTTGCTGGCAATACTCAGATGAGTTTTCAGAGACAAACCTGCACTTACTTGAAAACGAAATTCTCAGTGACATATCATTCGCTGCTGGAGAGGAAAGAACGATTGTCCATGCCCACAAAATGATCCTAGCCAGCAGGAGCCCTGTTTTCTTTGCCATGTTCTGTGGGCTACTTAAAGAAACTTCAACTGTAGTGGACATACCTGATATCAAATATGATGACTTTAGACTATTTTTGAa GTATTTATATACACGATCGTGTGACACGAATGCAAACACAGTGACGTCTTTGCTGTACTGTGCGAAAAAATATGATGTCCCGTCACTGCAAAAGATCTGCCGGGATTTCCTCAGAAATGCCATTCATGTTGTGAATGTGTGCACCGTTCTAGAGGAGTGTTTACACTTTCAAGAAGACCAACTTAAAGAGGAGTGTATTAGTTTTATTTCTCAGAATACAATTGCCGTGCTCAATACAAGATCCTTTAAAAACCTTCCGACGAACACCGTTAAACTACTTCTTAAAGACGATGCACTGAACTGCAAGGAAGTCCATATTTATTCTGCATTGAAGGCGTGGGGTGTATGTGCTTGCAAACGAAAGGGAAAGAATATTCCAACAGCTGAAAATATACGTGACGAAATCGGTGATCTGATCAAGTTGATTCGATTTCCAACAATGAGTGTGGAAGATTTTTCTAAATATGTTGCGAAAGACTTAGTTTTAACACCAGAGGAAAAGCTGGCTACCTATCAAGACATTGTTCTTGGAGAAAAGATATCTGGATATCCAAACACACCTAGACAAGAACCTACGACTCTGTATAGGGTTATGAGATTCCGTTCCATAACAACTCGGAACAGGTCCATAGAAGTGGAACGTAATGGCATTGGTTTTACCGTTTCAAGAACATGTACACTTCACGGAGCGATGCTTTTTCGCCCAGCTGCTCCAGGAATGGTCACTGGcaagtttgttttgaataatttaaataaaaagttagtTGAATCAAATTTCTCTATTGAATTTGAGATAGGAAAGACCACGCTCGACCATTTATTCTCCCCAATACGATTAGAACCCGGGATAGAGTACTGCGTTCGGCATAATAGTATACTGACTGGcaagtgtttaaaaacataCTGCGGAAAAGATCCACAACCGACTAATGCAGATAAAGTTCAAATACAGTTAAAAGATGTCCGGTTCAGAGAGGGCATAAACAATACAACAGTGTCTTCTGGCCAGATCTTAGGACTGTTGATCGGAGTGAAAAGCTAA